The genomic stretch CCGTAACCAACACCGCCCTTTGTACCAACTTCTACTTTTTGATCCTTCATATCACCTTCTAGATAACCTGTATGGTTAGCACCCAAAAGAAGAGATCCTGTCGGCGTCCCCCCTCCTATCCGATAAACTTTCCCAGGAATACGATCACCGAGATCTAAAGCTTCCTCTCCGTTTGTCAAAGGGTCATATTCCATAAAGTAATTTGTACTATTCACATTTAAGTTTGAAGAGGGGGTTAGTTCACCAGGTAAAATGGCTGGATTCAATGTTACGCTTTTAACATCTTGATTTTGTACTGCGATTGAGTTTGCAAGAGCACCACCGAGGGAATTTCCAGCTACATAAGAGATACCGCCGTACTTTTCTTCCATCTGATCAAAATAGCTTTTTGCATCTTTTAATTGCTCAGGAATATCGGAACCGATTAGTTGAAGATCAGTAAAAACATCTTGTTTACTTGCCGGATCAGTCCCTACATAAATAACAGCCATTTCCCGTAATTTCGTATCTTTATTTACTTTTAATACGGTAACAGCATTTAATCCTGATGAAATTATTTTAGCTTTATCAATTACTCTATAAGTATTATCGTTAACATTTAAGGTTTCATTAAGGAAAGGGTTCCGATAAGCATGAAATCCCGATAGTTCTACCAAATCTACATCACTGATATTATTAATAGTAATCTTTCCCACACCCCCACTCCTTTCAATAAATCATTGGATTATTCTTTAATAATCTCATCAGGATAAGTTTGTTCTAAACTATTGTCCTTTACATTTTGACCACTATATTTATCAATTGTATTATCATGTAGAATAAAACCATATTGCCCAGCAGCTAGTTCTTCCATTTCAGATAAATCATTTACGATTTCATCAAATATCTCCTTGCTTGGTTCAACGTTTGGATCCTCCATATACAATTGAGTGAGAACAGCTACCATCGAAGGATCAACCTTTTCACCTTCTAACATGTTGGCCCACTCTTCTTTTGAGCGGTCAGGGTTATCGATATACGCCTGTAGAAGCTTTTCTTCCACGACTCCTCCATAAATGACTACTTTGTAATAAGGGGTAGTATGATAATTCCCTATTCCGTTTTGATTTGCTCCTTCATTAATCCCAACAATTGGATATTCCTTTACTTTTTCCTCTATATACTGATCCAGCTTATTGAATTTATCTTCATTAATCCACGCATACAATCCACTTATGATTGCTGTTTCAACTTGACCTTCTTGAGACCAAACTCCTGAAGTGTCTATTTCTCTAGTTTTTTTGTCAATCGGAATAATGGCGTACGAGTAAAAATGCGGTTGACCAATTGATTCTACAGATACAGATGCACCCCCCGCTGCACCAGTAATGTTATGTACCTTAACCTCTGTTTTGTACTCATCCTTAAAGTACTTCTTTATTGCGCTCTCTACTTCATCTCGGTTTTCTTCAGCTATTTTATCCGTCTCTTCACCGTTATCGAGCGTATATTCTTCCCCGGTATAATCTTGAACTGATACAAAATATTTATCCTCTATTCGTTCTTCTTCAGTCTTTTTATCTGTTTTTTGTTCTTTCTCTTTTCCGGTCTCATCATTTGAATTAGTCAACGCAGAACAACCTCCTAATAATAATGCACTACAAAGGATGCCAGTAAGTAAGAAACGTTTTTTAGTCATAAGTAGCTCCTTTTTCAGTTCTTCCTATTTTGTGTTTGTTTCATCCCTTAATCGATTATAAATGAGATTAATATGGCAGAGTGACCTGATTGCCAATTAATTGAAAATAGTCTATTGGAACTAATTAACCTCTCTATTAAATGATTCTATCTAACCATAAAAAAGGTTCTTCTTTCCTTTTTCGAATATCCAAAATTTAATTTACAAATAATTACATACCATTAAGTTAAATACCCTATTTCCCAGATTCAAACCCACAATATCCACGTCCTATACAAAAAAAACTAGGAAACCGATCAATCCCTCTCGATCAGTCTCCTAGCCTTCTATATTATTCTTATAGTTGTAATCTACTATTTACCCTACACAAAAAAACTAATTACAAACACGACTCCAAACCCAATAAATCCAATCAGCGTTTCCATCACTGTCCACGACTGAAGCGTTTGTTTCTCTGTTAACCCAAAGAAGCGATTCACTAACCAGAAGCCTGAGTCGTTTACGTGGGAAAAGACGGTTGCCCCACTCGCAATGGAAATAACCAGTAGTCCAAGCATTGGTTCAGAAACGTCCATCATGCTAATGATTGGCGACATTAAACCGGCTGCTGTAATCATCGCAACGGTTGCTGACCCTTGGGCGACACGAACGAAAGTAGAAATAAGGAAGGCTAATAGAACAATTGGTAAACTGGACGTTGCCATCATCTCGCCTAGGATATCTCCAACGCCACTGTTAATGAGCGTTTGCTTGAAGACGCCACCAGCACCTGTTACTAAGATAATGATCCCGGCAGGTTCTAGTGATTTTGTTGCAATGTTTTGGATTTCAGTTTTCGTGTATCCTCGCTTCGTACCTAAGAAATAAAATGTGAGTAAGGTGGAAAGCGTTAAGGCAATAAAAGGATGTCCGATAAATGTTAATAATGAACGCATAAAGCTATCTTCCGGTAAGATCTGACCCGAGACAGTGTTCACAAGAATTAATACGAGAGGAATCAGAATTAATACAACGATAGATAAAAAGCTTGGGAGCTCTTTTTCATTTTTATGCTGCTCCATTTCGTTTTGCGTAACAAAGTCAGGTACCTTTACGTGAATTTTGTTTCCGATGTATTTACCGAAGATCGGACCTGCGATAACCATTGCAGGAAGACCCGCCAACGCACCAAATAAAATGACCCATCCTAAATCTGCACCTAATATAGAGGCAACTGAGATTGGTCCAGGAGTCGGAGGGACGAAACTATGCGTTACCGCTAAACCAGCTAGCAACGGGATACCAAAATACAACGTGGATTTTTTCGTTTTCTGAGCCAAACTATAAACAATTGGAATCAGGATGACGAGTGCTACATCTAAAAAGACAGGAATGGCAACGATAAAACCCGTTAACCCAAGTGCCCACTGCACCCGCCCTTCTCCAAATTTGTTGACGAGTGTAATCGCCAGCCGTTCGGCACCTCCAGAAACACGAAGCATCTCTCCAAACATAGCACCAAGTCCGACGACAATGGCGATAAATCCAAGTGTGCCCCCCATGCCTTCCTCAATCGAGGTAATAACTTCATCTAATTCTAGTCCTGAAGCAACTCCAATGAACAGGCTGGAGATTAATAAAGCGACAAATGCTTGTAACTTGGACTTCATAACTAAAAAGAGCAATAAGGCAATTCCTAATACCGTAATCAAAATTAGAAATGTATCTGAACCCATTTATTTTCCTCCTTCTGTTCAATTTTTAAAAGATGCTAGAAAAACTACCATTCCGCAATGGAGCCATCCTTGTGACGCCATACCGGATTGTGCCAATTGTGACCTTCTTTTGCCATCTTCTCGACGACTTCTTCATTCACGTCAATTCCTAAGCCAGGTCCCTGCGGAATGCTGACATAGCCGTCTTCATATTTAAATACTTCTTTATCAGTAATATAGTCTAGTAGATCACTGCCCACGTTATAATGAATGCCTAGGCTTTGCTCCTGGATGAAGGCATTGTGTGACGTTGCATCCACTTGCAAGCATGCAGCAAGTGCAATTGGTCCAAGTGGACAATGAGGTGCAACAGCGACATCAAAGGCTTCTGCCATGGAAATGATTTTCTTGCATTCAGTAATGCCACCCGCATGAGACAAGTCAGGTTGAATAATGTCTGCGTAACCATCTGTTAGAAGCGGCTTAAAATCCCATCTTGAATACATCCGTTCCCCTGTCGCAATCGGGATGTTCACATGGTTCGCGATCTCGCGTAGTGCTTCATTGTTTTCAGGTAACACCGGTTCTTCAATAAACATTGGGCGGAACGTTTCTAGTTCTTTTGCCAGGATCTTCGCCATTGGTTTATGAACGCGACCGTGAAAATCAATGCCGATTCCGATATAAGGACCGACAGTTTCACGAATCGTGCTCACTCGTTCAAGCACCTGATCGATCTTTTCATGAGAATCAATATATTGAAGCTCTTCCGTGGCATTCATTTTGATTGCTTTAAATCCTTTTTCGACAACGTCCTTCGCAGCTTGTCCCACATCTGCTGGTCGATCGCCACCGATCCAGGAATAAACCTTTATGGAATCACGACAAGCGCCACCGAGGAGATTATGTATGGATGTGTTATGAAACTTTCCTTTTATATCCCAGAGCGCCTGGTCAATTCCAGCAATCGCACTCATAAGAATTGGGCCACCTCGGTAAAACCCAGAGCGGTACATCATGTTCCAGTGATCTTCAATTCGTTCAGGGTCTTTTCCGATCAAGTTTTCCATTAGTTCGTCAACCGCCGCTTTCACTGTCGATGCGCGTCCTTCAATAACGGGCTCCCCCCAACCGACAATGCCTTCATCCGTTTCAATTTTTAGAAACAACCATCTTGGTGGTACTTGATATAACTTATAACCTGTAATCTTCATGATTATTGTCCTCCTGTCATATCGGTTACGAAATTCGTAAATTGCCGTGCTTTATCGGTAATCTCTTCAAGGTATTCTTCTGTTACGTCTTGTGTTTTATGGACTAGTGAACTTCCAAGTCCTACGCCAAAAGCACCAACTGATAAATAACTTTCCACGTTATCTAGCGATACGCCACCGGTCGGTAGTAACCTGAGCTGTGGAAGCGGTCCGTTAAGATCTTTTATATAAGATGGACCAAGCGTTGTGGCTGGGAACACTTTTACAACATCGGCTCCTGCTTCATAAGCAGTTAAGATTTCCGTTGGTGTATAAGCTCCTGGTATACTGACTGCACCATAACGTTTTGTAAGTTTAATTGTTTCGGTATTGAGCGATGGAGAAAGAATAAACGTTGCGCCTGCCATTAATGCCGCTTGTGCTGACTCCGGATCCAATACGGTACCAGCCCCAACGAGCATCTTATCTCCTAATTCTTTTGAGATCTTCTCAATCGTACGAATCGCGTTAGGGGAATTTAAGGTTACTTCAACTAAGCGAATTCCACCTTCATACAGTGCCTTTGCAATAGCATAAGCATCTTCTTCTTCGTACCCACGAATAATTGCGATCATTTTATGTTGTTCGATTCCATTAAGCGCTTTCATTTTTCGTCGACCTCCACTTCATTATCGTTCAACATCCTCTTGCATATCTGAAGACATAAACTGTTCTAACCTTGCGTGATCTGGCAATCCTTCAAAGTCACCAGGAATGGTCGTAACCATCGCCCCAACAGCACAAGCACGCTCAACTGCTTTTTCAACGGATAAATCATCGAGAAGCCCGGATAGAAATCCTGCTGCAAATCCATCTCCCGCACCTACAGGATCGATGACATTCTTCACATGAAAACCGTCAACTTCTCCAGAAACTTCAGCCGTACTGTAATAGGCTCCTCTCTCACCTCGTTTCACCACCACACACGATACGTCATTCAACTTCAAAAAGGACTGGGCAATCTCTTTGTCATCTGTGGTCCCAAAAAGAAAAGCGCCTTCTGCAATCCCTGGGAGGACAATGTCAGATCGCTTGCTAATGGCTAACAAGGTCTCTCTCGCTTCCTCTTCACTCCAGAGCTTCTTTCTCACATTTGGATCAAACACAACTTTCGTATCATGTTTCTTCGCGATTGAGATCGCTTTCATAATAACCGTTTTACAAGACTCGCTTAACGCTGGCGTAATCCCTGATATGTATAAAAATCTTGCACTCGCGATATAGTCTTCATCCATATCATCTGCTTCAAGATGACTGGCAGCAGAGTCTTTTCTATAATAGTGCACTCTCACTTCTCCGCCATGGATCATCTCTTTAAAAAACATGCCCGTTTGGTGCTGACGGTCAAGCGTGACGTACGATGTATCGACCCGTTCACCTCTTACCGTTGTCAGGATCTTAGCCCCTAGTTCATCATCGCCAAGTCGACTAATCCACCCCGTCTCATGACCTAAGCGACTTAATCCAATTAACGTATTCGTTTCCGCTCCGGCCACTTTTGGACGAAATGATTCCGCATGCCTCATGAGCCCATTCGCACTTGGTGTAAGAGAGACAAGCGTCTCTCCAATTGCAACAACATCCATTACCCTAACCTCTTTTCTTAACCTCGATAGCCTACTTTGCTTGAGATGATTCGCGCTGTTTTCTTCAGCTCATTCGTCGTCGTTTCTATTCTCGCCATCATCCGCTCTTTCGGACCAGCTACGCTGACCGCCGCAATCTGCCTGTTACTACTATCAAAAACAGGGGCCGCTACGCAGAATAAGCCTTCTTCATTTTCTTCATCATCAATGCTATACCTCTGTTGCTGGTAAACCTCTAGCTGCTTCATTAGCTCATCTTTATCAGTAACCGTTTTGTCAGTAATCGGTTCTAGTGTCATGCCCTCGAGTAGGGAATCTCTCTCTTCTTTTGGAAGAAAGGCTAAAAATGCTTTTCCTAAACCCGTACAATATAACGGCTTTTTAAAGCCTAACTGAGCAGACGTTTTGATCGAACGATTGCTATCGATCTTCGCGACATAAACCAACTCTCCACCGGATAAAACTGCCATGAACACCGTCTCTTGAACGCTATTCATGAGAGAACTTAAATAAGGTAATCCGATGCTATGAATATCCAACGATTCCATAGCCGTTGTCCCTAAATGAATTAGCTTAGCTCCTAGTCGATATTTCTTTAATTCATCCTGATAAAGATACCCTTCCTGATGAAGCGTCTTCATTAAATTAAACGTACTACTTTGAGGAAACTCTAACTCATCACTCACTTCCTTAACCGTTAAGCCAGATGAAACATGAGAAACAACCTCCAAGATCTCCAGTACACGTTTCGCTGATTTGACCGACATTCCAATTCCTCGATTCACATATGTGATTTTAAATCCCTGTTGTGATTTAACATAAACATAAGTTATCATATGAAAGCGTTATCGTCAACAAGTTCCTAAGTCTTTTTTAAACACAAAAAAGAACCTGGCAAACCATTATGCTGGTTTGCCAGATTCTTTAATGAATTACGACTGATAAGCCAATTCCTTCTCCACAACACTCTTCAAATACGCCATCACTTCACCCTGAAGATCCTCTCTCCCCAAAGCAAAATCAACCGTCGCCTTAATAAACCCAAACTTATCGCCTACATCATAACGATCACCTTCAAACTCATGTGCAATAACCGCCTGCGATTCATTCAATACTTTAATCGCATCCGTTAGTTGCACCTCACCACCAGCACCTGTTGGCAGTGTTTCAAGAATTTCAAAAATCTCCGGAGTAAGCACGTAGCGACCAAGAATTGCATGGTTCGACGGCGCTTCTTCGATCGAAGGCTTTTCAACAAATGTTTCTACAGGAATCACGCCTTCCTCCAACATGCCTTCTTTCGGTGCAATGATTCCGTATTTTGAAACGTTCTCTCTCTCAACTTGTTGAACTCCAACTACAGAACTGTTGTAGCGGTTATATACGTCCATTAACTGACCAATACATGGCTTCTCAGAACGAACGATGTCATCCCCAAGCAATACGGCAAATGGTTCATCACCAATAAAGCTCTTTGCACATCCAATCGCGTGACCAAGTCCTTTTGGTTCTTTTTGACGGATGTAATGAATGTTTGCTAGATTGGAGATCTTTTGCACTTCTTCGTACATTTTGTGCTTTTGCTTCTTTGTAAGCGTTTCTTCTAGCTCATATGATTTGTCAAAA from Bacillus sp. Cs-700 encodes the following:
- a CDS encoding DUF1672 family protein translates to MTNSNDETGKEKEQKTDKKTEEERIEDKYFVSVQDYTGEEYTLDNGEETDKIAEENRDEVESAIKKYFKDEYKTEVKVHNITGAAGGASVSVESIGQPHFYSYAIIPIDKKTREIDTSGVWSQEGQVETAIISGLYAWINEDKFNKLDQYIEEKVKEYPIVGINEGANQNGIGNYHTTPYYKVVIYGGVVEEKLLQAYIDNPDRSKEEWANMLEGEKVDPSMVAVLTQLYMEDPNVEPSKEIFDEIVNDLSEMEELAAGQYGFILHDNTIDKYSGQNVKDNSLEQTYPDEIIKE
- a CDS encoding gluconate:H+ symporter, with amino-acid sequence MGSDTFLILITVLGIALLLFLVMKSKLQAFVALLISSLFIGVASGLELDEVITSIEEGMGGTLGFIAIVVGLGAMFGEMLRVSGGAERLAITLVNKFGEGRVQWALGLTGFIVAIPVFLDVALVILIPIVYSLAQKTKKSTLYFGIPLLAGLAVTHSFVPPTPGPISVASILGADLGWVILFGALAGLPAMVIAGPIFGKYIGNKIHVKVPDFVTQNEMEQHKNEKELPSFLSIVVLILIPLVLILVNTVSGQILPEDSFMRSLLTFIGHPFIALTLSTLLTFYFLGTKRGYTKTEIQNIATKSLEPAGIIILVTGAGGVFKQTLINSGVGDILGEMMATSSLPIVLLAFLISTFVRVAQGSATVAMITAAGLMSPIISMMDVSEPMLGLLVISIASGATVFSHVNDSGFWLVNRFFGLTEKQTLQSWTVMETLIGFIGFGVVFVISFFV
- the dgoD gene encoding galactonate dehydratase, whose amino-acid sequence is MKITGYKLYQVPPRWLFLKIETDEGIVGWGEPVIEGRASTVKAAVDELMENLIGKDPERIEDHWNMMYRSGFYRGGPILMSAIAGIDQALWDIKGKFHNTSIHNLLGGACRDSIKVYSWIGGDRPADVGQAAKDVVEKGFKAIKMNATEELQYIDSHEKIDQVLERVSTIRETVGPYIGIGIDFHGRVHKPMAKILAKELETFRPMFIEEPVLPENNEALREIANHVNIPIATGERMYSRWDFKPLLTDGYADIIQPDLSHAGGITECKKIISMAEAFDVAVAPHCPLGPIALAACLQVDATSHNAFIQEQSLGIHYNVGSDLLDYITDKEVFKYEDGYVSIPQGPGLGIDVNEEVVEKMAKEGHNWHNPVWRHKDGSIAEW
- a CDS encoding bifunctional 4-hydroxy-2-oxoglutarate aldolase/2-dehydro-3-deoxy-phosphogluconate aldolase; amino-acid sequence: MKALNGIEQHKMIAIIRGYEEEDAYAIAKALYEGGIRLVEVTLNSPNAIRTIEKISKELGDKMLVGAGTVLDPESAQAALMAGATFILSPSLNTETIKLTKRYGAVSIPGAYTPTEILTAYEAGADVVKVFPATTLGPSYIKDLNGPLPQLRLLPTGGVSLDNVESYLSVGAFGVGLGSSLVHKTQDVTEEYLEEITDKARQFTNFVTDMTGGQ
- a CDS encoding sugar kinase, producing the protein MDVVAIGETLVSLTPSANGLMRHAESFRPKVAGAETNTLIGLSRLGHETGWISRLGDDELGAKILTTVRGERVDTSYVTLDRQHQTGMFFKEMIHGGEVRVHYYRKDSAASHLEADDMDEDYIASARFLYISGITPALSESCKTVIMKAISIAKKHDTKVVFDPNVRKKLWSEEEARETLLAISKRSDIVLPGIAEGAFLFGTTDDKEIAQSFLKLNDVSCVVVKRGERGAYYSTAEVSGEVDGFHVKNVIDPVGAGDGFAAGFLSGLLDDLSVEKAVERACAVGAMVTTIPGDFEGLPDHARLEQFMSSDMQEDVER
- a CDS encoding IclR family transcriptional regulator produces the protein MSVKSAKRVLEILEVVSHVSSGLTVKEVSDELEFPQSSTFNLMKTLHQEGYLYQDELKKYRLGAKLIHLGTTAMESLDIHSIGLPYLSSLMNSVQETVFMAVLSGGELVYVAKIDSNRSIKTSAQLGFKKPLYCTGLGKAFLAFLPKEERDSLLEGMTLEPITDKTVTDKDELMKQLEVYQQQRYSIDDEENEEGLFCVAAPVFDSSNRQIAAVSVAGPKERMMARIETTTNELKKTARIISSKVGYRG
- the galU gene encoding UTP--glucose-1-phosphate uridylyltransferase GalU; translation: MKVRKAIIPAAGLGTRFLPATKAQPKEMLPIVDKPTIQYIVEEAVRAGIEDIIIVSGRGKRAIEDHFDKSYELEETLTKKQKHKMYEEVQKISNLANIHYIRQKEPKGLGHAIGCAKSFIGDEPFAVLLGDDIVRSEKPCIGQLMDVYNRYNSSVVGVQQVERENVSKYGIIAPKEGMLEEGVIPVETFVEKPSIEEAPSNHAILGRYVLTPEIFEILETLPTGAGGEVQLTDAIKVLNESQAVIAHEFEGDRYDVGDKFGFIKATVDFALGREDLQGEVMAYLKSVVEKELAYQS